GTGCTGATCCAGTGGTCGAGGTCTCTGACCTGTGCGCCTATCTGTTGATCGTGATCGATGGAGGCTATCTGCTGGGCGATAGTGTGGAGCATGGCGGTGGGGGAGCCATCTGTCCGGACGAGGAATTGGGTGTATTGCCACATGGCGAGGGGATAGGGGACGAAGGCCTCCGGTACCACTGGATTCTTCAAGCCATCGTCGAGCTTGTCTTCGATGACGCCTATGATTTGGAGCCAGTCTCCTGCGTGGGGCTGAGTGGTCACGTAGGGCGGTGCGTTTTTGAGAGCCACCATCTGGATGGAGTGGCCGATGGCATCGCCGTTGGGGAAGTACTTGTGGGCGAGGGTTTGGTTGATGATTGCGACGGTGTTGGCGTTGTGGTTCTCCGCTTCGGTCCAGAGCCGGCCCTGGAGGAGAGAGATTTTGAGCAGCGGGAAGTAGCCTTCGCTTACAAAGTTGAGCCTGGCGGTGCGGTCCTGGGAGGAGGGCTGACCTAAGAGTTCGATTGGCGTGTTGAGGCCGTTGTTCGGGGGCGTGGCGTTGGCAGAGATGGCGACCATGTTGACGCCCGGGATCTCGGCGACTTTGTTGCGAAGCAGTTCCACGTAGGCGAGGCGGGCGGTGAGGGTAGAGTAGGCGGACTCGCGCAGTGGAATGCCGATCGACATGGTGTGATGCGGGTCGTATCCGAGGCGGGTGTGGGCGAGTTTGAGAAAGCTTTGAACGGCTGCTCCGGCGGCGGACAAGAGCAGAAGGGTTAGAGCGATCTGACCTGCGATGAGCGCGTTGTGGAGCGTTCGGCCGCTGACTGTGCCGGCGACTTTGCGTGTGCCGGTCTGCATGGCCTCGCGAACATCGGGCCGGGAAAGACGCAGGGCGGGCCACAGGCCAAAGAGGATGCCAGTGAGCAGCGCAACGGTGACCGAGAAGCACAAGACGGGGAGGTTGATGGCGAAGGCGGCCTCGTGGGGGAAGGAGTACTCGGGAAGCAGCGCGACGATGCCTGCCAGGAGTTTGTAAGCGAGAAGCACACCGAGGGCGGCGCCGGTGATTGAGAGGAGCAAGGCTTCGGTAAGGAGTTGGCGGACGATGCGGACCCGAGAGGCACCGATGGCGGCGCGGACGGCAAACTCATGCTCGCGTGCGACCCCGCGGGCGAGAAGAAGGATCGACACATTGCCGCAACCGATGGCGAGGAGCAGGAGCACGGCACCGAAGAGGAGCGCGAGGGAGGGGCCGATCGCTTTCATGAACTGATCGTTGAGGCCGATGACGGTAAGAGGGCCCGGGTTGACGGGAAAGTTACGTGGCGTTTCCTTTTCGAACTGGGTGATAAGGCCTTGCATCTGCTGTTCGGCGAGGTGGTGGCTGACTCCGGGTTTGAGGCGGGCCTCGACTTCGTTGGAGTCGGTGCCAGGAACTATCTTCATGGGGAGATAGACATCGGCGTCGCTCCAGGTAAATCTCTTTGCGGTAACGCCGACTACGCTGTAGGGCTGGTGATCCAGTTGAATGATCTTGCCGATGATGGTGGGGTCGCCGTTGAAGCGGCGCTGCCAGAACTTGTAGCTGAGCACGACGACGGGTTGCGGATCGTGGCCGTCGATTGCGTCGGAGGGGAGAAGTTCCCGGCCGAGCAGAGCGGGCACGCCGAAGAAGTTGAAGGAGTTGGCGCTCATCTGGCTGCCCTGAACGTCTTCGGGCAGGTCGCTTCCGGTGATGGTCATGCGTTTGAAGCTTAGGAGGATCGTGTCTTCGATCGCAGGAACCTGGCGGAGTTGTTGCCACTGGGTGGAGGTCAACTGGACGGGGTAGTAACCGCCGGCCGTGGCGCCGCCGAGGGCGAAGTGCACCATGCGGTCGGGTGCGGCGTAGGGGTAGGGGTTCATCACGACTCCCCAGACGACGCTA
This Tunturibacter gelidoferens DNA region includes the following protein-coding sequences:
- a CDS encoding ABC transporter permease is translated as MRSLVQDLRYALRQLLKSPGFAATAILSLACGIAATSAVFSVVWGVVMNPYPYAAPDRMVHFALGGATAGGYYPVQLTSTQWQQLRQVPAIEDTILLSFKRMTITGSDLPEDVQGSQMSANSFNFFGVPALLGRELLPSDAIDGHDPQPVVVLSYKFWQRRFNGDPTIIGKIIQLDHQPYSVVGVTAKRFTWSDADVYLPMKIVPGTDSNEVEARLKPGVSHHLAEQQMQGLITQFEKETPRNFPVNPGPLTVIGLNDQFMKAIGPSLALLFGAVLLLLAIGCGNVSILLLARGVAREHEFAVRAAIGASRVRIVRQLLTEALLLSITGAALGVLLAYKLLAGIVALLPEYSFPHEAAFAINLPVLCFSVTVALLTGILFGLWPALRLSRPDVREAMQTGTRKVAGTVSGRTLHNALIAGQIALTLLLLSAAGAAVQSFLKLAHTRLGYDPHHTMSIGIPLRESAYSTLTARLAYVELLRNKVAEIPGVNMVAISANATPPNNGLNTPIELLGQPSSQDRTARLNFVSEGYFPLLKISLLQGRLWTEAENHNANTVAIINQTLAHKYFPNGDAIGHSIQMVALKNAPPYVTTQPHAGDWLQIIGVIEDKLDDGLKNPVVPEAFVPYPLAMWQYTQFLVRTDGSPTAMLHTIAQQIASIDHDQQIGAQVRDLDHWISTQPEYAQGQLLSWLFAGFAVLALLLAAVGLYSVVSYTVSQRTNEFGIRMALGAPRSSVLELVVRSATTSVGIGVALGVLLTILLQKGLAHWATSTDQSAGPLLIAVAILASVVLVASGIPARRATQVEPMEALRYE